In a genomic window of Verrucomicrobiota bacterium:
- a CDS encoding F0F1 ATP synthase subunit alpha: MSAFLEELESTIAGLQTETTRTNVGTVREVGDGVAKIEGLSDVMLNEMLEFPGGLYGLALNLEETEVGAILLGEYTEITEGMEVRTTGRLLSVPVGKGLLGRVVNALGQPIDGKGPIRAEETYPVEKIAPGIIKRQSVTVPVQTGIMAVDAMIPIGRGQRELIIGDRATGKSTVALDTIISQAKLNREAEEGRNKNHKPLYCIYVAVGQKNMSVARTIDTLDKAGALPYTIIVSAPAAESATNQYLAPYAGTAMGEWFMNNGMDALIIYDDLTKHAAAYRQVSLVLRRPSGREAYPGDVFYLHSRLLERSARLSEKEGGGSLTALPFIETQAGDVSAYIPTNVISITDGQIYLETDLFYQGVRPAISVGISVSRVGSAAQIKAIKQVAGTTKLDLAQFRDLQAFAQFGSDVDPGTRKKLDRGQRIVELFKQGQHDPLPVEVQVVLLFAMQKGYFDDVAVDKVRDCKTKLRDFFQTRQEGILKQIVDKRAIDKELEGALHAAIKDFKTFYRP, from the coding sequence ATGAGCGCGTTTCTGGAGGAGTTGGAATCCACGATTGCGGGGCTGCAGACGGAGACGACCCGGACGAACGTCGGGACCGTGCGTGAGGTAGGGGATGGGGTCGCCAAAATCGAGGGGCTGAGCGATGTCATGCTCAACGAGATGCTTGAGTTCCCGGGCGGCCTGTACGGTCTCGCGTTGAACCTGGAAGAGACTGAGGTCGGCGCCATCCTGCTGGGCGAATACACCGAGATCACGGAGGGCATGGAGGTACGGACCACGGGCCGGCTGTTGTCGGTGCCGGTCGGCAAAGGTCTTCTGGGCCGGGTGGTCAACGCGCTGGGGCAGCCGATCGACGGCAAGGGACCGATCCGGGCAGAAGAGACTTACCCGGTCGAAAAGATTGCGCCCGGCATCATCAAACGCCAGAGCGTCACGGTCCCGGTACAGACGGGGATCATGGCCGTCGACGCGATGATTCCGATCGGTCGCGGCCAGCGTGAATTGATCATCGGCGACCGCGCCACGGGCAAGTCAACGGTGGCGCTCGACACGATCATCAGCCAGGCCAAGCTGAACCGCGAAGCCGAAGAAGGGCGCAACAAGAACCATAAGCCGCTCTACTGCATCTACGTGGCGGTCGGCCAGAAAAACATGTCGGTTGCCCGGACCATCGACACCCTCGATAAAGCGGGCGCATTGCCGTATACGATCATCGTTTCCGCTCCCGCGGCCGAGAGCGCGACGAACCAGTACCTCGCCCCTTACGCCGGGACGGCCATGGGCGAGTGGTTCATGAACAACGGCATGGACGCGCTCATTATTTATGACGACCTGACGAAGCACGCGGCCGCTTACCGCCAGGTCTCCCTGGTGCTGAGACGCCCGTCCGGCCGTGAGGCGTATCCGGGTGACGTGTTTTACCTGCACTCGCGCTTGCTGGAGCGCAGCGCGCGTCTGAGCGAGAAAGAAGGCGGCGGTTCCCTGACCGCGCTCCCCTTCATTGAGACCCAGGCGGGCGACGTGTCGGCTTACATTCCTACAAACGTCATCTCCATCACCGACGGCCAGATCTACCTGGAAACGGACCTGTTCTACCAAGGGGTGCGCCCGGCAATTTCGGTTGGTATCTCCGTGAGCCGGGTGGGATCGGCGGCGCAGATCAAAGCCATCAAACAGGTTGCCGGCACGACCAAGCTCGACCTGGCGCAATTCCGGGATCTCCAGGCGTTTGCCCAGTTCGGTTCGGATGTCGATCCGGGCACGCGCAAAAAGCTCGATCGGGGCCAGCGCATCGTCGAACTCTTCAAGCAAGGACAGCACGACCCGTTGCCCGTAGAGGTACAAGTGGTTCTGCTGTTTGCGATGCAGAAGGGCTATTTTGACGACGTCGCGGTGGACAAGGTGCGGGATTGCAAAACCAAGCTGCGGGACTTCTTCCAGACACGCCAGGAAGGCATCCTGAAGCAGATCGTCGACAAACGGGCGATCGACAAGGAGCTTGAAGGCGCCCTGCATGCCGCGATCAAGGATTTCAAAACCTTTTACCGGCCTTAG
- the atpG gene encoding ATP synthase F1 subunit gamma, whose protein sequence is MPSTLDIRRRIRSVKNTAQITKAMQMVAAAKMRRAQAAAVAGHPYNDVLTRVLASVRQRVDPRSHALLEIRPVRRELIVVFSTDKGLCGALNTNLFRELINVDPQSSIYATAGRKGSQFLARTRRQLIAEFQLGEQPQFAKVRAVGRFCMDKFTGHEVDQVRVLYPRFVNTLTQQPVLRTLLPIPMETPGQGGANTAPADQVVEFEPSEAEVLSFVLPHYVNFQLFQIALDLRASEHSARMVAMKNATDNAKQLVKDLTLEYNKARQASITTELLEITTAQLALQ, encoded by the coding sequence ATGCCTAGTACCCTCGATATTCGCCGCCGGATCCGTTCGGTCAAAAACACGGCGCAGATCACCAAAGCCATGCAGATGGTGGCGGCGGCCAAGATGCGCCGTGCCCAGGCAGCGGCCGTGGCGGGCCATCCCTACAACGACGTGCTTACACGTGTCCTCGCCTCCGTGCGCCAGAGGGTGGATCCGAGGAGCCATGCCTTGCTGGAGATCCGTCCGGTGCGCAGGGAATTGATCGTTGTTTTCAGCACGGACAAGGGTCTGTGCGGTGCCCTGAACACCAACCTGTTCCGGGAACTGATCAACGTCGACCCGCAGAGCTCGATCTACGCAACCGCAGGCCGGAAGGGGTCACAATTCCTCGCACGGACCCGGCGCCAGTTAATCGCCGAATTCCAGCTCGGCGAGCAGCCGCAATTCGCCAAAGTTCGGGCCGTCGGCCGGTTTTGCATGGACAAGTTCACGGGGCATGAAGTCGACCAGGTCCGGGTCCTCTACCCGCGCTTCGTCAACACGCTCACCCAGCAACCGGTGCTCCGGACGTTGCTGCCGATCCCGATGGAGACACCGGGCCAGGGCGGGGCAAACACCGCGCCGGCAGACCAGGTGGTCGAGTTCGAACCGAGCGAAGCCGAGGTTTTGTCCTTCGTTTTACCTCACTACGTCAACTTCCAGCTGTTTCAGATCGCCTTGGACCTGAGGGCTTCTGAGCATAGCGCGCGGATGGTGGCGATGAAGAACGCAACCGATAACGCCAAACAGCTCGTCAAGGATCTTACGTTGGAGTACAACAAAGCACGGCAGGCAAGCATCACGACGGAACTCCTTGAGATCACGACGGCGCAGCTTGCCCTCCAGTAG
- a CDS encoding F0F1 ATP synthase subunit delta: MRGTREARRLSRHLLRQSFSDGKLDKQKVTQMVQTVINEKPRQYLEVLKDYQRLIRLEVEKRHAVIESATPLNRSLGDQIVNTLRARYGDDVTTEFRTNPELLGGLRIKIGNNVLDGSVRNRLNRLQEKF; encoded by the coding sequence ATGAGAGGCACCCGAGAGGCCCGCCGGCTTTCCCGGCACTTGCTTCGGCAAAGTTTTTCCGACGGAAAATTAGATAAGCAGAAAGTAACGCAAATGGTGCAAACCGTTATTAACGAGAAGCCACGCCAATACCTTGAAGTCCTCAAGGACTACCAGCGCCTGATTCGGCTGGAGGTCGAGAAACGCCACGCCGTGATCGAGAGCGCGACTCCGTTAAACCGTTCCCTGGGTGACCAGATCGTCAACACCTTACGTGCTCGTTACGGCGACGACGTAACCACGGAGTTCCGGACAAATCCTGAGTTGCTGGGCGGACTCCGCATCAAGATCGGAAACAACGTTTTGGATGGTTCGGTTCGTAACCGGCTCAACCGTTTGCAAGAGAAGTTCTAA